A segment of the Halovivax limisalsi genome:
TCTCGTGGTCGTTCTCGGGATCGTCGCGATCCTCCTCCCCGTCGGGACGGGTATCGCGATCGCGTACGTCGCGGGCGCGGCCCTGCTCGTCGGCGGCGTCGTCCACGCGGGACACGTCGTCACGATCGACGGCTGGGCGGGTTCGCTCTGGCAGGCGACGCTCGCGATCGTCTCCATCCTCGCCGGCGCCCTCATCCTCGCGAACCCGGTTGTCGGCCTGCTGAGCCTGACGCTCGCAGCTATCGCGTACCTGCTCGTCGACGGCCTCGCGGAACTGGCCGCGAGCGCGCGGCTACCGGCAGGGACCGGGCGCGGGTGGATCGCCGCGAGCGGCGTTCTCTCGGTCGCCCTCGCGGCCTTGCTCTGGATCGGCTTCCCGGTCGACGCGCTCTGGTTCGTCGGGTTCGTGGTCGGTCTGAGTCTGGTGTCGACCGGTCTCTCGATGATCGCCGTCGCCTACGGATCCCGCGGCGCCGTGGACGAGGCGGACTCGATGGCGACCGGCACGTCCCGGGGCGCCTGACCCGATACGCGTCGGACCGTCGTCGATCGCGCGATCCGCACTCGGCCCCGACGCCAGCGTCGAGCGAGCGGGAATGCGACACCGGCGACTCGTCGACGATTCGACGCGACTCGTCAAGCGCTCGTACGTCCATCCGGCCGTCCGCAGGCACGTGCAACCCGAACGACGAACGGCGCGTTCGTCGGCAGTAGGCGTGTGAGTTTCTACCGTACGGACGCGGCGACCGACACCATCGATCGGATTCGCGACGCCGCCACCGAAATCGGCGACGCCCGATCCCTGCCCACGCGTGCCGGGCTGGCCGCCGTCGGGGGGATCCTGCTGGCTCGCGGCCTGCAGCGGCGGTCGCTCGGCGGCGCGCTGACCGCCGGCGTCGGCGGCTACGCCATCTACCGGGCGCTCGCGACGTCCGAATCGACGGCGATCGAGGACGCGACGGCCGGAGAAACGGGGCTCGAGAGAGCACGGTCGCACGATTTCCGCGCCGCGACCGATCGACCGGGCATCGAACGCTCGATCACGATCGACGAGTCGGCCGACGAACTCGCGGCGCTCGTCGACGATCCGGAGACGATCGACCGCCTCGTCGGTCCGGTCGCGTCCGTCGAGCCGATCGACGGCGACCCCGACTGGCTCCGGTGGACCGTCACCGGCCCGCGAGCGCTGACCGCCACCTGGGAGCTGGAACTCCTCGCCGAGCAGCCGGGTTCGTTCAGTCGATGGCGGTCGACCGACGGCTCCGTCCTGCCGGTCGAGTACTCCCTGACGTTCCAGGAGGCACCGGCCGACCGGGGAACCGAGGTGACCCTGCGGCTGTGGCTCGACCCGCCCGGCGGTCGGCTCGGAACGGCGGTGGTCGACCGGCTCCTCGCTCGCGACGTGCTCGCGAGCACGGCTCTCTATCGATTGAAGAGCCTCGCGGAGACGGGCGAGATCCCCACGCTCGATGGCAACGTCTCCGCGCGCGGTCGGGGTGATCTGGTATGAGCATGCGCGCGCTCTGCTGGCACGGCGCGAACGACCTGCGGGTGAACGACGTCCCCGAACCCGAACTCACCAACCCGCGGGACGTGGTCGTCGAGGTGACCAAGACCACCGCCTGCGGCTCGGACCTGCACTTCGTCGACGGCTACCTCCCAACGATGCGCGAGGGGGACGTGATCGGTCACGAGTTCATGGGCGTGGTCAGGGAGACCGGTCCGGACGTCGAGACGATCGGCGCGGGCGACCGCGTGGTCGTCCCGTCGTTCGTCGGCTGCGGCGCCTGTCAGTTCTGCGGCGACGACAAGTGGTCGCTCTGTGACAACACGAACCCGAATCCGGGGTTGCAGGAGCCACTCCTCGGCTATCCGACCGCCGGCATCTACGGCTACACCCACGCCTTCGGCGGCTACGCGGGTTCGCACGCCGAGTACGTCCGCGTGCCCCACGGCGACGAGAACTGCTTTCACGTGCCCGACGAGCTGGACGACGAGCAGGCGCTGTTCGCCTCCGACGCCTGGGCGACGGGCTACATGGGCGCCGACTTCTGTGACATCGAGGACGGCGACACGGTCGCCGTCTGGGGCTGCGGCGGCGTCGGGCTGATGGCCCAGCACAGCGCCGCGCTCATGGGCGCCGAGCAGGTGATCGGGATCGATCGACTCCCCGAACGCCTGCGACTCGCCCGGAACGAGGCCGGTTCCGAGACGATCGACTACACCGACGTCGACGGCGTCGTCGACGCGCTCAAGTCGATGACCGGCGGCCGCGGGCCCGACGCCTGCATCGACGCCGTCGGGATGGAAGCTCACGGCTCCGGCCTGTCCCACGCCTACGACCGCGCGAAGCAGCGGCTGCGGCTGCACACCGACCGCGGCGAGGCGCTCCGGCAGGCGATCAGGGCGTGTCGCAAGGGCGGTACCCTCGCGATCCTGGGCGTCTACGGCGTGATGGACAAGTTCCCGCTCGGCGTCGTCATGAACAAGGGCCTCACCGTCCGCACGGCTCAGCAACACGGCCAGCGCTACGTGCCGGAGCTGATCGAACACGCCGTCGCGGGCGACCTCGATCCCTCCTACCTCGCCACCCACGAGTTCTCGCTCGAGGAGGCGCCGCAGGGGTACGACATGTTCAAACACAAGGCGGACGGGTGCGTGCGGCCGGTCTTTGCGCCCTGAGTGCACGGCGTCGCGAATCCAACGTCGCCGTCGTCGCACGTGGCCGTCGGATCGAACGGCGTCGCCTCCGGAATCGTGCTCCGGCGGTCGCACCTGGCTCACGCTCCGGCGGTCGCGTCGATCGGACGCGACCGGATGCGACCGCCGACCGGACGCCCGCACCGACCGAGGGGCCCTCGATCGCCGACCCTACCGGTTCGGATCCGGGGTACGCAGGCCCGGGAGCGTCTCCCGATCGCGGACTCGTCGCATCCGGGCCCGCATCGCCGGGTCGGCCCCGGGAACGTCGAGCGCGCCGGGCGTCGAACCGGCCGCGGTCTCGGACGCCTCGTCCTCGCCGAGATCGTCGAGCGACTTCGGAAACGACCGCAACGCCTCGTGGATCGCCAGACCGGCGTAGGCGCCGTCGCCCATCGCGATCGGCGTCTGGTTCTGGCCGTGGGTGAGATCTCCCACCGCGTAGACGCCGTCGACGCTCGTTCGCCGGTCCTCGTCGACCGCCACCGCGCCGTCGTCGGCGAGTTCGCAGCCGAGATCCTCGGCGAGGGTCGCGTTGTATTCGCTACCGTACATCGCGAAGCCGCCGAGGTAATCGCGCTCGGTTCCGTCGCCGAAGGCGAGGCCGCCGAGTCGCGAGTCGTCCGCGTGGTCGGGGTAGGCGGAGACGACCTCGGTGTCGACCCGCTCGACCGGGTGGGCGCGCAGCTGGGCGGCGGTCTCCTCGCTCCAGTCCGGTCCCCGATCGTCGAGCAGGAGGTCGACGTCGTCGGTGAAGTGCAGCATGAGCATCGCGACGTGGGCCGCGCGGTCGTCGTGGCCGAGGACGTAGACCGAGCCGTCGCCCAGGTCGTAGGCGTCGCAGTGCAGACAGTAGTACAGGCCGCGTCCGGTGTAGCGCTCGAGGTGGGCGACGTCGGGGCCGCGATCCGAGAACCCGGTCGCCAGCACGACGCAGTCGGCGTGGACCGTGGCGTGCGTCGCCTCGAGTCGAAACGAGCGGCCGTCGCGACCGCCGGCGGCGTCTCCGACCGCGGTCCCACCGCGTCCCTCCCCGCGGTCGCCGCCGCGAGGACCGTCCGCGGTCGCGGCGATCCGCTCGACGTGCTCGACGCTGTCGAGGTGGACGTCGCCGCCGTAGGCCTCGAGCTGATCGATGCCGTGGTCGGCGAGTTCCTGGCCGGAGACCGCCTCGGAGACGCCGAGGAGGTTGTGGACGTGATCGACCGCGGCGTGGCGGCCGCCCTCGCGTTCGAACAGGGCGGTTCGGTGGCCGAGTCGCGTGGTGTAGAGCGCCGTCGTAAGGCCGGCCGGGCCGCCGCCGACCACGGCGACCTCGTAGACGGGCGGTGATGTGGCGGTCATCGGTGACGGTACCATCGCGAGGCGGGAAGTACCAGGGCCCGGCGTGATTAGGTGCGCGACGGGATCCGCACACCGGCCCCCTCGGTTCGGAGTGGAGCGCACCGCGGCCCGGTCTCACCCTTCGGGTTCGTCGTGGGTCACCGAGTCCGGGTCCGGGGCGACGACCTCGTTGCCGCCCGGTTGCTCGGCCAGGAAGGAGAACTCGCCCTTCCCGTCGGGCGAGGACCCCGTCGTCCAGGGTTGTTCCGGGTCCTCCCGCGGATTCCGTCGGGTCGACATGAAGGAGTAGTTGACCTCCTGGTTCTCCTCGCTCTGCGGAAAGCTCCCGGGAACCGGCACCGGGTCGTCGAGCGACTCCAGCGCGGCGAGCCACTGGTTCTGGTGCATCGTATCTCGGGCGATGAGGTACGAGAGCATGTCCTTCATGCCGGGGTCGTCGGTGTACTCCCAGAGTCGCGTCGCCAGGGTGCGGCCGGTCGCCTCCGCCATCACGTTCGCGTAGAGATCGCCGGCGAGATTGCCCGACGCGACGATGTAGCCGCCGGTGAACGGGACGCCGTTGCTGTCGACCGGCATCGCCGACTCCCCCGCCGAGAGGAACTGCCGGGGATTCTGTTCGGTCGCGGACCTGGCGGCTTCGATATCCTCGTCGGGCGACTTCGGCGACCCCCGCAGGTTCTTCGTGACGGCCGAGGCGAGCATCTCGATGTGGCCGAGTTCCTCCGTCGCGGTCTCCATCAGGAGGTTTCGATACGGCTCGTGCGTCGCCGGGATCGACCAGGACTGAAACATGTACTGCAACGCGACGCGCATCTCGCCCTCGACGCCGCCGATCGCCTGCTGGAGCAGCGAGGCGAAGTGCGGATCCGGCTCCTCGACGGTGACCTCGTACTGGAGTTCGGGTTCGTGATAGTACATCCACTCCACCGACATCGAAGTGGAGGATAAACGTTTCATCCGTCGCACACGAAGTATGTGGGGACGGGTTGACTACACAACGGTCCTGAAAAGCGTGGATACGGAACTCTCAGCCCTGACGCTGGCGAACCGTTTTGGGGCCGCCGGGCGTCGGTTCGATACCGATGCGCCGCACCGATACCGCGTCCGGGACGAACGCAGCGTTCGCGACCGGGCCGACCCGGCGAATCGTCGCCCGCTCCGGCCGCGCCCGTCCACGCCGCGCGGGCGGCCGGCGGTCCGGGATGAACGGGGAACGCGACCGCTCGGCGTCGGCCGGGGAGCACCCGCATCGGATCGGACGTCGGCGCGACCAGCGGCGAACGATCGACGAGGGGCACGGATGAGCGGACATCGCGCCGACGACCGGGATTGGGACGAGCACGATCCGAGCGAACCGCACGACGAGCGCCGGCGGAACGGCGACGCCGTCACGCGCGACGATTCCATCGAGCACCGTCCGAACCCCGGCGGGGCGGGGCGCTCGCCCTCCGTCGTCGTCGCTCTGCTCGGCGCGTTCCTCGTCGGATTGGCCCTCGGCGTCGACGTCGACCCCGGCTGGGCCGCCTCGCTCGGCATCGTCGGCGCGGGACTGCTCGCCGCGGGCGCGTACAACGCGTATCGCCAGTCGAACGGGGAGCTGGGCAGCGTCGGCGTCGCGACGCTCGCCGCGATCCTCGCGGGCTGGCTCGTCGTCGCCGTCGCCCTTCTCGGCGCTGACAGCACCGCGATAGGCGAGTGGCTGATCCTCGTCGCCGGTGCGATCGCGTTCCTGACGAGCGCCGCCAGCGCTATCGCGATTCGCTCCCGCCGTCGAGCGGCCGACCCGCGGCCGACGGCGGTCTACGACCGGCGCGGGCAGTGATCGCGGCCGGCGGTCGAACCGTCGCGGTCCGTTCCGCTCGCGACGTCGTCGGGCCGTCGGCACGGCCGCCGAGGCAGCACTTCGCTGCTGGCAATTCGAACCCGTCGGTCGAAGGTACACTAATTTACCCGCCCGTCGAACGGCGACGTATGGAGGTCATCGATCCGTCGACGAACGAGCGCACCGACACGTACGAGGACGATTCGGCCGACGACGTCGAGGACGCCCTCTCGCGGGCCAGCGAGGCCTTCGAGACGTGGCGCGAGGTTCCGATGCGCGAGCGTCAGGAGTTGCTCGCGAGCGCGGGCGACGTGCTTCGCGATCGCAAGCGCGAGTGGGCCGAGATCATGACCCGGGAGATGGGCAAGCCGATCACGCAGGCCGAGAGCGAGGTCGAGAAGTGCGCGTGGGCCTGCGATCACTACGCCGAGTACGCGGACGTCTACCTCGCCGAGGACCACCACCCGAGCCCGCCAGGGACGACGGTCAAGACCCGCTTCGACCCGCTGGGGCCCGTCCTGGCGGTGATGCCGTGGAACTTCCCGTTCTGGCAGGTGTTTCGCTTCGCCGCGCCGTATGTGACCGCGGGCAACGTCGGCCTCCTGAAGCACGCCTCGAACGTCCCCGGCTGCGCGCTGGCGATCGAGGTGATATTCCGCGAGGCGGGCTACCCCGACGACGTCTTCCAGTCGCTGTTGATCCCCTCGGACCTCGTCGACGACATCCTCGAGGACGAGCGGGTGCGCGCCGCGACGCTTACCGGCAGCGGCCCGGCCGGCCGCGCGGTCGCCTCGACGGCCGGCGAGCAACTGAAAAAGACCGTCCTCGAACTCGGAGGCAGCGACCCCTTCGTCGTCCTCGACGACGCGGACCTCAAGGACGCGGCCGAGACCGGGGCGTGGGCGCGCAACTTGAACGGCGGCCAGTCCTGCATCGCGGCCAAGCGATTCATCGTCCAGGAGGCCGTGTACGACGAATTCCTCGAGCACTTCCTCGAGGAAGTCGAGTCGCTCACCGTCGGCGACCCGACGGACGAGGAAACGCAGGTCGGCCCGCAGGCCCGCCAGGACCTCCTCGAGGACCTCCACGAGCAGGTCGAGGCCAGCGTCGAGGCGGGCGCGACGGTGCTGACGGGCGGCGAACCGCTCGACCGCGAGGGCGCGTTCTACCCGCCGACGGTGTTGACCGACGTCCCGCCGGGCTGCCCGGCCGACTCGGAAGAACTGTTCGGTCCCGTCGCGGCCGTCTTCGCGGTCGAGAGCGAGGACGAGGCGATCGAGAAAGCCAACGACACCCGATTCGGCCTCGGCGCCTCGATCTGGACCGAGGATCGCGACCGCGGCGAGCGGGTCGCCGCGCGGATCGACGCCGGCTGCACGTACGTCAACCAGCTCACCAAGTCCGATCCGCGGGTGCCCTTCGGCGGCGTCAAGGACTCGGGCTACGGTCGCGAACTCGCCGGCGCCGGCATCAAAGAGTTCGTCAACCGGAAGACGGTCTGGATCGAGTAGCCAACGTCGATCGAGTGCGGCCGCCCGGTTCGAATTAAGTGCGTTCGCCGCGGCATAGGACCCGTGGGGTCGAACACGCTGGACGAGCTCGGCCGGGCGACGCTCGAAGCGATCGCGGAGCGGCGAGTGACGGCCGACGCGCTCGAAACCGAACTCGACGCCGATAGGGAGGCCATCGACGATCGCCTGGCGCAGCTGGTCGACAACGCGCTCGTCCGCCGCGTCGCCGCCGAAGGCGACGAGGCGGCCGACGATCCGGGCGTCGACGGCGCCTACGAACTCACCGAAAACGGCCGCCGCGTCCTCGAGGCGACGCCGGTCGGCGCGCGCGACTACCGCATCGACACGCCAGACGCCGTCGAGCAGGCGATCGAGGGATTCGACCTTCGGCCGGACGAGGCGTCGGCCGTCCGGAGCGCCTTCTCCTTTCTGCGCTACTGGGAGGAAGCCACGACCGCCGAGATCGTCGACGCCACCTACAGCGAGGTACCGGCCGGCTACGGGTCGGCCGACCGCTGGTGGGACGACTGCGTTCGCGATCGACTGGCGGCCCTGCCCGACGTTCGCGCGCGGCCCGACGACCCGATCGACGGGACCGAGTCGTGGACGTACGACGGGACCGCGGCGGTCGAGCCCGACGACCGGGACGGCCGCGCGGTCGCGGATCCGATGGGCGCGCCGCCGCCGTTCGCGAGCGCTCGCCACGCGATCGAGCGCGCGAGGCCGGACGACGTTCGACAGGGCGAGAGCGGCGGGGACGAGCGACCGGAAGAAGACGACGTGCGAGCGCCGGCGCGAGCGGCGTTCGCCGTCCTCTTCGAGCGCGGACGGGCGACGACGGTGGAACTCCTCGAGGGACTCGACGACGAAGGCGTCGACGCCGCGGCGCCGGCGGCCGCGAGCGACGATCGCACGGACAGGCTGGCCGCTCTCCTCGACTCCGTCCCCGGCGTCGAGCGGGGACGGGGATCGAACGGCGAGACCGTCTGGACTTACGATCCGTCGGGCGGGGTCGACGGTCGCTCCGCGGATCCCGACGGCGGTGACTGACGACGGTCGCTCCGCGGATCCCGACGGCGGTGACTGACGGTCGTCGTGGCGGGTTCTGACGACGGTCGCGACGGATCCCGGCGACGATCGTGGTGCACTCATTCGTCGCCGAGCGCGCGCCGGATTCCCGCCTCGATCCGGTCTGCGTCGGGCAGATAGGCGTCCTCGCGGGCGAACAGCGGCACCGGCACGTCGTAGCCGGTCACCCGCTCGACCGGCGCCTCGAGGTAGTAAAAGGCCTCCTCGTTGATTCGCGCGATGATCTCGCCCGCCATCCCGGCGGTTTTCGGCGCCTCGTGGACGACGACGCAGCGGCCGGTATCGCGGACGGACGCGACGATCG
Coding sequences within it:
- a CDS encoding HdeD family acid-resistance protein: MNAYSSNEIDTGASAWRTLRIAGILVVVLGIVAILLPVGTGIAIAYVAGAALLVGGVVHAGHVVTIDGWAGSLWQATLAIVSILAGALILANPVVGLLSLTLAAIAYLLVDGLAELAASARLPAGTGRGWIAASGVLSVALAALLWIGFPVDALWFVGFVVGLSLVSTGLSMIAVAYGSRGAVDEADSMATGTSRGA
- a CDS encoding zinc-dependent alcohol dehydrogenase, whose product is MRALCWHGANDLRVNDVPEPELTNPRDVVVEVTKTTACGSDLHFVDGYLPTMREGDVIGHEFMGVVRETGPDVETIGAGDRVVVPSFVGCGACQFCGDDKWSLCDNTNPNPGLQEPLLGYPTAGIYGYTHAFGGYAGSHAEYVRVPHGDENCFHVPDELDDEQALFASDAWATGYMGADFCDIEDGDTVAVWGCGGVGLMAQHSAALMGAEQVIGIDRLPERLRLARNEAGSETIDYTDVDGVVDALKSMTGGRGPDACIDAVGMEAHGSGLSHAYDRAKQRLRLHTDRGEALRQAIRACRKGGTLAILGVYGVMDKFPLGVVMNKGLTVRTAQQHGQRYVPELIEHAVAGDLDPSYLATHEFSLEEAPQGYDMFKHKADGCVRPVFAP
- a CDS encoding NAD-dependent succinate-semialdehyde dehydrogenase yields the protein MEVIDPSTNERTDTYEDDSADDVEDALSRASEAFETWREVPMRERQELLASAGDVLRDRKREWAEIMTREMGKPITQAESEVEKCAWACDHYAEYADVYLAEDHHPSPPGTTVKTRFDPLGPVLAVMPWNFPFWQVFRFAAPYVTAGNVGLLKHASNVPGCALAIEVIFREAGYPDDVFQSLLIPSDLVDDILEDERVRAATLTGSGPAGRAVASTAGEQLKKTVLELGGSDPFVVLDDADLKDAAETGAWARNLNGGQSCIAAKRFIVQEAVYDEFLEHFLEEVESLTVGDPTDEETQVGPQARQDLLEDLHEQVEASVEAGATVLTGGEPLDREGAFYPPTVLTDVPPGCPADSEELFGPVAAVFAVESEDEAIEKANDTRFGLGASIWTEDRDRGERVAARIDAGCTYVNQLTKSDPRVPFGGVKDSGYGRELAGAGIKEFVNRKTVWIE
- a CDS encoding manganese catalase family protein, yielding MYYHEPELQYEVTVEEPDPHFASLLQQAIGGVEGEMRVALQYMFQSWSIPATHEPYRNLLMETATEELGHIEMLASAVTKNLRGSPKSPDEDIEAARSATEQNPRQFLSAGESAMPVDSNGVPFTGGYIVASGNLAGDLYANVMAEATGRTLATRLWEYTDDPGMKDMLSYLIARDTMHQNQWLAALESLDDPVPVPGSFPQSEENQEVNYSFMSTRRNPREDPEQPWTTGSSPDGKGEFSFLAEQPGGNEVVAPDPDSVTHDEPEG
- a CDS encoding NAD(P)/FAD-dependent oxidoreductase produces the protein MTATSPPVYEVAVVGGGPAGLTTALYTTRLGHRTALFEREGGRHAAVDHVHNLLGVSEAVSGQELADHGIDQLEAYGGDVHLDSVEHVERIAATADGPRGGDRGEGRGGTAVGDAAGGRDGRSFRLEATHATVHADCVVLATGFSDRGPDVAHLERYTGRGLYYCLHCDAYDLGDGSVYVLGHDDRAAHVAMLMLHFTDDVDLLLDDRGPDWSEETAAQLRAHPVERVDTEVVSAYPDHADDSRLGGLAFGDGTERDYLGGFAMYGSEYNATLAEDLGCELADDGAVAVDEDRRTSVDGVYAVGDLTHGQNQTPIAMGDGAYAGLAIHEALRSFPKSLDDLGEDEASETAAGSTPGALDVPGADPAMRARMRRVRDRETLPGLRTPDPNR
- a CDS encoding SRPBCC family protein, encoding MSFYRTDAATDTIDRIRDAATEIGDARSLPTRAGLAAVGGILLARGLQRRSLGGALTAGVGGYAIYRALATSESTAIEDATAGETGLERARSHDFRAATDRPGIERSITIDESADELAALVDDPETIDRLVGPVASVEPIDGDPDWLRWTVTGPRALTATWELELLAEQPGSFSRWRSTDGSVLPVEYSLTFQEAPADRGTEVTLRLWLDPPGGRLGTAVVDRLLARDVLASTALYRLKSLAETGEIPTLDGNVSARGRGDLV
- a CDS encoding DMT family transporter codes for the protein MSGHRADDRDWDEHDPSEPHDERRRNGDAVTRDDSIEHRPNPGGAGRSPSVVVALLGAFLVGLALGVDVDPGWAASLGIVGAGLLAAGAYNAYRQSNGELGSVGVATLAAILAGWLVVAVALLGADSTAIGEWLILVAGAIAFLTSAASAIAIRSRRRAADPRPTAVYDRRGQ